GGGTTGGTTAGTCTGTTTACCGACATTAGCAGCGAGATGGTTTATCCTTTGCTGCCTTTATACCTTACCAACCGCTTAGGTGCCGGACCTGCCGTACTGGGGGTAATTGAAGGAATAGCCGAGAGTTTGGCCAGCTTATTAAAGGTAGGGGCAGGTTATATCACTGACAAGACAAAAAAACCCAAAATGTTTACGATTTTTGGCTACGCTTCTTCCTCGCTCAGCAGAATAGTGCTGTACCTATCTACATCTTGGTTGTGGGTGCTGGGGGCCAGGATAATCGACCGCTTTGGAAAAGGGATCAGAACGGCGCCCCGGGATGTTTTAATTTTAGAAAACGCAGGGGAAAAAGGTCGTGGGACTGCTTTTGGTTTACACCGCGCGTTAGATACTTTAGGTGCAGTAATAGGAATCACTTTAGCTTATTTTTTATTGACCGGCTACAATGGAGATTACCTTAAGGTATTCATTATATCCTTAATTCCTGCTTTTTTAGGAGTTGTGTGCCTGTTTTTTGTACGGGAAAAGAAAGAAGCACGGTTCAGGTCCAATCATTTGTCGTTAAAGTGGTCAGCGCTGGATAAGCGTCTAAAAATATTTCTGCTTATCACATTTATTTTCGCTTTGGGAAACTCCTCCAACCAGTTTTTGCTCTTAAAAGCCCAAGGAGTGGGTTTCACCGCCGACAAAGTTATCTTATTATATCTTGTTTATAACCTGGTGTATGCCTTAACTTCCTTTCCAGCGGGAAAACTTTCAGATAAAATCGGCCGAAAATCTTTTTTAGTGGGCGGATATATTTTCTATGGTTTGGTGTACCTGGGATTTGCCATGGTAAAAAGCAGCAGCGCAGTTTGGCTGCTCTTTGGAATTTACGGACTATATACAGGGCTGACGGAAGGAGTAGAAAAAGCTTTAATTGGAGATATAGCTTCTCTGGAGCTTAGGGGGACGGCAATTGGGCTTCATGCGGCTTTAGTAGGACTAGGCCTTCTGCCGGCCTCCTTCTTGGCCGGTTGGCTGTGGTCTGGATGGGGAAGCTCTGCGCCTTTTTATTTTGGCTCCTTTACAGGTTTTTGCGCGGCCCTGGCCTTACTGATTTCACCCATTTACCCAGAAGCCAGGTCGCGGTAAGGCACAGCGCAAGCCGAGTTATCCTTGGAAATTCAGAAAGTTTATCACTTTCGGATTTGCATAAGTGCAACTAGGGCTTCCGCCGGTCTCCTAAAGGACTGGAATTTCTACGCATTGTGCAAACACAATGCAAGAAATTCTGGCGCCCTAAAGGACTGGAATTTCTACGCATTGTGCAACACAATGCAAGAAATTCTGGCGCCCTAAAGGACTGGAATTTCTACGCATTGTGCAACACAATGCAAGAAATTCTGGCGCCCTAAAGGACTGGAATTTCTACGCATTGTGCAACACAATGCAAGA
This region of Zhaonella formicivorans genomic DNA includes:
- a CDS encoding MFS transporter, which encodes MFNIILLGLVSLFTDISSEMVYPLLPLYLTNRLGAGPAVLGVIEGIAESLASLLKVGAGYITDKTKKPKMFTIFGYASSSLSRIVLYLSTSWLWVLGARIIDRFGKGIRTAPRDVLILENAGEKGRGTAFGLHRALDTLGAVIGITLAYFLLTGYNGDYLKVFIISLIPAFLGVVCLFFVREKKEARFRSNHLSLKWSALDKRLKIFLLITFIFALGNSSNQFLLLKAQGVGFTADKVILLYLVYNLVYALTSFPAGKLSDKIGRKSFLVGGYIFYGLVYLGFAMVKSSSAVWLLFGIYGLYTGLTEGVEKALIGDIASLELRGTAIGLHAALVGLGLLPASFLAGWLWSGWGSSAPFYFGSFTGFCAALALLISPIYPEARSR